A portion of the Ricinus communis isolate WT05 ecotype wild-type chromosome 10, ASM1957865v1, whole genome shotgun sequence genome contains these proteins:
- the LOC8280423 gene encoding enoyl-[acyl-carrier-protein] reductase [NADH] 1, chloroplastic has protein sequence MAAATTPATQMTTINPCLSSSRKGFMPSVASFSNESREASWTRLRSCSHISLRHPLRQSLTSVPVKFKRVVTKAMSGSNENKPLPGLPVDLRGKRAFIAGVADDNGYGWAIAKSLAAAGAEIIVGTWVPALNIFESSLRRGKFDESRVLPDGSLMEIVKVYPMDAVYDSPEDVPEDVKSNKRYAGASKWTVQELVESVKQDFGSIDILVHSLANGPEVKKPLLETSRNGYLAAISASSYSYVSLLKHFLPIINPGGSSISLTYIASERIIPGYGGGMSSAKAALESDTRVLAFEAGRKQKIRVNTISAGPLGSRAAKAIGFIEMMINYSMANAPLQKELSADEVGNVAAFLASPLASAITGSVVYVDNGLNAMGVGVDSPMFENLDIPKDK, from the exons ATGGCTGCGGCCACAACTCCTGCCACACAGATGACAACAATCAATCCTTGTCTATCTTCTTCTCGTAAAGGGTTTATGCCAAGCGTTGCTAGTTTCAGTAATGAGTCTAGAGAGGCATCTTGGACTAGGCTTAGAAGCTGCTCTCATATCTCATTGAGGCACCCATTACGCCAGAGCCTTACTTCAGTGCCAGTGAAATTTAAAAGGGTTGTTACAAAAGCAATGTCAGGATCAAATGAGAACAAGCCTCTGCCAGGATTGCCTGTTGATTTAAGAG GTAAGAGAGCATTTATTGCTGGTGTAGCAGATGACAATGGATATGGTTGGGCAATTGCAAAATCTCTTGCTGCTGCAGGTGCTGAGATTATTGTTGGTACATGGGTGCCT GCACTGAACATATTTGAAAGCAGTCTACGGCGCGGGAAATTTGACGAATCACGCGT ATTGCCAGATGGTTCTTTAATGGAAATCGTCAAAGTTTATCCAATGGATGCAGTATATGACAGTCCTGAAGATGTTCCTGAGGAT GTGAAATCAAACAAACGCTATGCTGGGGCCTCAAAATGGACAGTGCAG GAGCTTGTTGAATCAGTGAAGCAGGATTTTGGCAGCATTGACATCCTTGTGCATTCACTTGCTAATGGACCAGAG GTTAAAAAACCTCTTCTGGAGACATCAAGGAATGGGTATCTTGCAGCCATTTCCGCATCAAGTTATTCATATGTTTCCTTACTGAAGCATTTTCTTCCAATAATAAATCCAG GTGGTTCATCAATTTCTCTTACCTACATTGCCTCTGAAAGGATCATTCCAGG GTATGGTGGAGGCATGAGTTCAGCAAAGGCGGCTCTGGAGAGCGATACACGG GTGCTGGCTTTTGAAGCTGGAAGGAAGCAAAAAATCAGAGTCAACACAATATCTGCAG GTCCATTAGGAAGTCGTGCCGCAAAAGCAATTGGCTTTATTGAAATGatgattaattattcaatGGCCAATGCACCTCTACAGAAGGAATTATCTGCAG ACGAAGTGGGGAACGTAGCTGCTTTCCTGGCTTCACCTTTGGCTTCAGCTATCACTGGTTCTGTCGTGTACGTGGACAATGGTCTGAATGCAATGGGAGTGGGAGTTGACAGCCCAATGTTTGAGAACCTTGACATTCCAAAGGATAAATGA
- the LOC8280424 gene encoding zinc finger CCCH domain-containing protein 14 — protein sequence MMDTRKRGRNDFNANGGFKKSKREMDSLSTGVGSKSKPCTKFFSTAGCPFGESCHFLHYVPGGYNAVAQMMNLGPAVTSVPRNMPAPSPAIPNGSAPSAVKSRMCNKYNTVEGCKFGDKCNFAHSEWELGKSMAPSHDDPRAFGTFAGRMGGRMEPPPPGPAASFGASATAKISVEASLAGAIIGKGGVNSKQICRQTGAKLSIREHETDPNLRNIEFEGSFEQIKQASAMVSELIASISSVNASAKATGLTGGHGHPGSNFKTKLCENFSKGSCTFGQRCHFAHGAAELRKSGV from the exons ATGATGGATACAAGGAAAAGAGGGAGAAACGACTTCAATGCTAATGGCGGATTTAAGaagtccaaaagag AAATGGACTCCTTATCAACTGGTGTAGGAAGCAAATCGAAGCCATGCACCAAGTTTTTCAG TACGGCTGGCTGTCCATTTGGTGAGAGCTGCCATTTTTTGCACTATGTCCCTGGTGGCTATAATGCTGTGGCTCAGATGATGAATCTGGGGCCAGCTGTGACTTCAGTTCCTAGAAACATGCCAGCCCCTTCACCAGCCATTCCTAATGGCTCTGCTCCATCAGCAGTTAAGAGCCGCATGTGCAACAAATATAACACTGTCGAAGGCTGCAAGTTTGGTGACAAATGTAATTTTGCACATAGTGAGTGGGAACTTGGTAAGTCCATGGCACCATCCCATGATGATCCACGTGCCTTTGGGACTTTTGCAGGCCGAATGGGTGGTCGGATGGAACCACCTCCACCTGGCCCTGCTGCTAGCTTTGGTGCCTCGGCCACTGCAAAAATCAGTGTGGAAGCTTCGCTTGCTGGAGCCATCATTGGGAAGGGTGGTGTGAATTCCAAGCAGATATGCCGCCAAACAGGAGCTAAGTTATCCATTCGGGAGCATGAGACAGATCCGAATCTCAGGAATATTGAATTTGAGGGATCGTTTGAACAAATTAAGCAAGCTAGTGCCATGGTTTCAGAGCTAATTGCCAGTATAAGTTCAGTGAATGCCTCAGCAAAAGCCACTGGACTGACTGGGGGCCATGGTCATCCAGGAAGCAACTTCAAAACGAAGTTATGTGAAAATTTCTCGAAAGGGTCTTGCACCTTTGGTCAGAGATGCCACTTTGCTCATGGAGCTGCTGAACTACGCAAGTCAGGGGTGTGA
- the LOC8280426 gene encoding zinc finger CCCH domain-containing protein 14: MMDIRKRGRNDFNVNGGFKKSRKEMDSFSTGVGSKSKPCTKFFSTAGCPFGESCHFLHYVPGGYNAVAQMMNLGPAVTSIPRNMPAPSPAIPNGSAPSAVKSRLCNKYNTAEGCKFGDKCNFAHGEWELGKPVVPSHDDPRAFGTIPGRMGGRMEPPPPGSAASFGASATAKISVEASLAGAIIGKGGVNSKQICRQTGAKLSIREHETDPNVRNIEFEGSFEQIKQASAMVSELIASISSANASAKATGLIGGHGHPGSNFKTKLCENFSKGSCTFGQRCHFAHGAAELRKSGV; the protein is encoded by the exons ATGAtggatataagaaaaagaggGAGAAACGACTTCAATGTTAATGGTGGATTTAAGAAGTCCAGAAAAG AAATGGACTCCTTTTCAACTGGTGTAGGAAGCAAATCGAAGCCATGCACCAAGTTTTTCAG TACGGCTGGCTGTCCGTTTGGTGAGAGCTGCCATTTTCTGCACTATGTCCCTGGTGGCTATAATGCTGTGGCTCAGATGATGAATCTGGGGCCAGCTGTGACTTCAATTCCTAGAAACATGCCAGCCCCTTCACCGGCCATTCCTAATGGCTCTGCTCCATCAGCAGTTAAGAGCCGCTTGTGCAACAAATATAACACTGCTGAAGGCTGCAAGTTTGGTGACAAATGTAATTTTGCACATGGCGAGTGGGAACTTGGTAAGCCCGTCGTACCATCCCATGATGATCCACGCGCCTTTGGGACTATTCCAGGCCGAATGGGTGGTCGGATGGAACCACCTCCACCTGGCTCTGCTGCTAGCTTTGGTGCCTCGGCCACTGCAAAAATCAGTGTGGAAGCTTCACTTGCTGGAGCCATCATTGGGAAGGGTGGTGTGAATTCCAAGCAGATATGCCGCCAAACAGGAGCTAAGTTATCCATTCGGGAGCATGAGACAGATCCCAATGTCAGGAACATTGAATTTGAGGGATCGTTTGAACAAATTAAGCAAGCTAGTGCCATGGTTTCAGAGCTAATTGCCAGTATAAGTTCAGCGAATGCCTCAGCAAAAGCCACTGGACTGATTGGGGGCCATGGTCATCCAGGAAGCAACTTCAAAACAAAGTTATGTGAAAATTTCTCGAAAGGGTCTTGCACCTTTGGTCAGAGATGCCACTTTGCTCATGGAGCTGCTGAATTACGCAAGTCAGGGGTGTGA
- the LOC125368670 gene encoding 11 kDa late embryogenesis abundant protein produces the protein MQSMKETVANVAASAKAGMDKTKATVQEKVDKMSAHDPAQKQMATERKEQRKAEAEWNKQEAREHNAAAKQAAKAGSDAQYTATGGGTTTGYGTESCTHNVTGTPGYPTGTQQMSAMPGHGTGQPYGGHVDSSGLARTDPTGLPGDTTGHNPRV, from the exons ATGCAGTCAATGAAGGAAACCGTAGCAAACGTTGCCGCCTCTGCTAAGGCTGGCATGGACAAGACCAAAGCCACTGTCCAAGAaaag GTGGACAAGATGTCAGCGCATGATCCGGCGCAGAAACAAATGGCGACAGAGAGGAAAGAGCAGAGGAAAGCAGAGGCTGAATGGAACAAACAAGAGGCCCGTGAGCATAATGCAGCAGCCAAGCAAGCAGCAAAGGCTGGTAGCGATGCTCAATACACTGCTACGGGAGGTGGAACTACTACTGGCTATGGCACAGAGTCTTGTACCCATAATGTGACCGGGACCCCTGGTTACCCCACTGGAACCCAACAGATGTCTGCCATGCCTGGACATGGCACAGGTCAGCCATATGGTGGGCATGTGGATTCATCAGGGTTAGCCAGGACTGACCCAACTGGGCTGCCTGGCGACACGACTGGCCATAACCCGCGTGTGTAG